One genomic segment of Methylocystis sp. SC2 includes these proteins:
- a CDS encoding Cof-type HAD-IIB family hydrolase, translating into MALREQIDEALRAFLAETNFTGSGALITDLDGTAVHEFEGRIVIPDPVACGLKRLNDLGRPIVLNTLRFPLNVIRTFGREWYAITNAPLPLVSLNGGVVGYLREDAAGDIVFEELDAFPLEPGEIDEVLTGVRGLLANGVDDLLVFYYARDWTLGETIWTPVREKIPHLRAKYTSASSIVCLSVDDLRDSLMAQDVCMMFLLVEAPQDRLMAYQHVKRSNFATRKGVDKLFGVRAIADRLGVDLQASVGCGDTQMDSFLSGVGLAVHVGSRDLEHKGLLRTVKIESSQELGELLFRLGGLQSEALQ; encoded by the coding sequence ATGGCGCTTAGGGAGCAGATCGACGAAGCGCTCAGGGCGTTTCTGGCGGAGACCAATTTCACCGGATCGGGCGCGCTCATTACCGACCTTGACGGAACTGCGGTGCACGAGTTCGAGGGCCGCATCGTCATCCCTGATCCGGTCGCCTGCGGCTTGAAGCGCCTCAATGATCTTGGCCGCCCCATTGTGCTGAACACGCTTCGGTTTCCGCTGAACGTCATCCGCACCTTCGGGCGCGAGTGGTATGCGATCACCAATGCGCCCTTGCCGCTCGTCTCACTCAATGGCGGCGTCGTCGGCTATCTTAGAGAGGATGCGGCTGGAGACATCGTCTTCGAGGAGCTCGACGCCTTTCCGCTTGAGCCGGGGGAAATTGACGAGGTGCTGACGGGCGTGCGCGGGCTGCTTGCGAATGGCGTCGATGACCTGCTTGTCTTCTACTACGCGCGCGACTGGACGCTTGGCGAGACGATCTGGACGCCTGTCAGGGAGAAGATCCCCCATCTTCGCGCGAAATACACGAGCGCGTCGTCGATCGTCTGCCTCTCGGTGGATGATCTTCGCGATTCCTTGATGGCCCAGGACGTCTGCATGATGTTTCTGCTGGTCGAAGCGCCCCAGGATCGCCTGATGGCCTATCAGCATGTCAAGCGCTCGAATTTCGCGACGCGCAAGGGCGTCGACAAATTGTTCGGCGTGCGCGCCATCGCGGACCGGCTCGGCGTCGATCTGCAGGCCTCTGTCGGCTGCGGCGACACGCAAATGGATTCATTTCTTTCCGGCGTCGGCCTTGCCGTTCATGTCGGGTCGCGCGATCTGGAACATAAGGGACTGCTGCGAACGGTGAAGATTGAAAGCTCCCAGGAGCTTGGCGAACTGCTGTTTCGCCTTGGCGGCCTGCAGAGCGAGGCGCTGCAATGA
- a CDS encoding copper resistance CopC family protein, translating into MLRLPVYARDLDAMTLTAEGAGFQLGLAMILRKELPFLLSLILAFALGRAPCLAHAALISASPQDGATVPSGDVVIQLRFNSRIDSKLSRLTLLKTAADQSVVQPLETSPVSEGLKARAPDLRSGAYTLEWQILSLDGHLTQGRLNFRVERR; encoded by the coding sequence ATGCTCCGCTTGCCGGTATACGCGCGCGACTTAGATGCAATGACGTTAACGGCCGAAGGCGCTGGTTTTCAACTAGGGCTCGCTATGATCCTGCGGAAAGAATTACCTTTTCTTCTGTCGCTTATCCTCGCGTTCGCGCTTGGGCGCGCTCCCTGCCTCGCTCATGCGGCTCTGATCTCGGCTTCGCCTCAGGATGGCGCAACGGTTCCAAGCGGAGACGTCGTCATTCAGCTTCGGTTCAATAGCCGCATCGACTCGAAGCTTTCGCGTCTCACGCTTCTCAAGACCGCCGCAGATCAAAGCGTCGTTCAGCCTCTCGAAACCAGCCCGGTCTCCGAAGGCCTGAAAGCGAGAGCGCCGGACTTGCGGTCGGGCGCGTATACGCTCGAGTGGCAAATCCTGAGCCTTGACGGCCACCTGACGCAAGGCAGGCTGAATTTTCGCGTGGAACGCCGATGA
- a CDS encoding phosphotransferase family protein — translation MTAAQEAPIDPRKARSNAGKIIEHHLGSKPTRIVARGGGITNFVFEVRHAEGDFIVRMNTTPDKLKDYLKEQWAITKASEAGVPTAKILEVGADIIGMPYMVLPKVEGQEATHHPERLAILREMGRLTALIHSVKTSGFGQTFDWSGNQLSRKETWKEYLRGELEIEARVDLLDAQHMLDVGQLKRLRSVVRDMERWDPSPVLNHGDMRLKNVVADASGAITAVIDWECCASNVAPYWDLSMALHDLSVDAKQEFLMGYGLTEEKIREMAPIIKAINLINYAPYVKRAAAEKDKARLEQYRTRLSGALDLYSL, via the coding sequence ATGACCGCTGCGCAAGAAGCGCCGATCGATCCGCGCAAGGCGCGATCCAATGCGGGCAAAATTATCGAGCATCACCTCGGGTCAAAGCCGACGCGCATCGTCGCGCGTGGCGGCGGCATCACCAATTTCGTCTTCGAGGTCCGCCACGCCGAAGGCGATTTCATCGTCCGCATGAACACGACGCCGGACAAGCTGAAGGATTATCTCAAGGAGCAATGGGCGATCACCAAGGCCAGCGAGGCTGGCGTGCCGACCGCGAAAATTTTGGAGGTCGGCGCGGACATCATCGGCATGCCTTATATGGTGCTGCCGAAGGTCGAGGGGCAGGAGGCGACACATCATCCCGAACGCCTCGCGATTCTGCGGGAGATGGGACGCCTGACCGCTCTGATCCACTCGGTGAAGACGTCTGGCTTTGGCCAAACCTTCGATTGGTCAGGCAACCAGCTCTCGCGCAAGGAGACCTGGAAGGAGTATCTGCGCGGCGAACTGGAAATTGAAGCGCGCGTCGACCTGCTCGACGCGCAGCATATGCTGGACGTCGGCCAGCTTAAACGTCTGAGATCGGTCGTTCGCGACATGGAGCGCTGGGACCCGTCGCCCGTTCTCAACCACGGCGACATGCGGCTAAAGAACGTGGTCGCCGACGCCTCCGGGGCGATCACCGCCGTGATCGACTGGGAGTGCTGCGCCTCCAACGTTGCGCCGTACTGGGATCTTTCGATGGCGCTTCATGATCTCTCGGTCGACGCCAAGCAGGAATTTCTCATGGGCTATGGCCTGACGGAGGAGAAGATCCGCGAAATGGCGCCGATTATAAAGGCGATCAACCTCATCAATTACGCCCCCTATGTGAAGCGGGCCGCCGCGGAAAAGGACAAAGCTCGGCTGGAACAATATCGCACGCGCTTGTCCGGGGCGCTGGATCTATATTCGCTTTGA
- a CDS encoding hemerythrin domain-containing protein has protein sequence MPTASTGGSAKGSKPRSGAKTSASASKTADAIKLLREDHREVKTWFKQYEKLENESEKEDLAQKICAALTVHAKIEEEIFYPALRRNIDDEELLDEAEVEHASAKQLIAEIRSMSPQDHLFDAKVKVLGEYVLHHVQEEEQEIFPEARKSEVDLDALGQKLSKRKAELMKKAA, from the coding sequence ATGCCAACGGCAAGCACGGGCGGCAGCGCCAAAGGATCGAAGCCCCGATCGGGCGCGAAGACGTCGGCCAGCGCCTCCAAAACAGCGGACGCCATCAAGCTGCTGCGGGAGGACCACCGGGAGGTGAAAACCTGGTTCAAACAGTATGAAAAGCTCGAAAACGAATCGGAGAAGGAAGATCTCGCCCAAAAAATTTGCGCCGCGCTGACCGTTCACGCCAAGATCGAGGAGGAGATCTTCTATCCGGCGCTGCGCAGGAACATCGACGACGAAGAGCTTCTCGACGAAGCCGAAGTTGAGCACGCAAGCGCCAAACAGCTGATCGCGGAAATTCGCTCGATGTCGCCGCAAGACCATCTCTTCGACGCAAAGGTCAAGGTGCTTGGCGAATACGTCCTGCATCATGTCCAGGAAGAAGAGCAGGAAATATTTCCCGAGGCGCGCAAGAGCGAGGTCGATCTCGACGCCCTGGGTCAGAAGCTGTCGAAGCGTAAAGCCGAGCTGATGAAAAAAGCGGCCTGA
- a CDS encoding SDR family oxidoreductase, whose product MDHTSSGRPLAVVTGASVGIGFELAQVCVVNNFDVAIASNKARIHDAAASLEARGASVVAIEADLSTIEGVDRLYDAAQQFGRPVDVLIANAGIGLGNAFLDQDFQKVRAVIDTNITGTVYAIQKFGRDMRNRNSGRILIVGSIAGMVPGTFQAVYNGTKAFLENFAFALRSELKDTTVTVSLLMPGVTETDFFRRADMLDTRVGQARKANAADVARDGFDAMMQGQAQVVSGWRNKISATFIHAMPATFLAKQHRRMAKPDSARR is encoded by the coding sequence ATGGATCATACTTCCAGCGGCCGTCCGCTTGCGGTCGTCACCGGCGCTTCCGTCGGCATCGGCTTCGAACTGGCGCAAGTTTGCGTCGTCAATAACTTCGATGTCGCAATCGCATCCAACAAGGCGCGCATCCATGACGCCGCCGCGAGTCTCGAAGCGCGAGGCGCCAGCGTCGTCGCGATTGAAGCCGATCTTTCGACGATCGAAGGCGTCGATCGGCTTTATGACGCAGCTCAGCAATTCGGCCGGCCCGTCGACGTCCTCATCGCCAACGCGGGCATTGGCCTGGGCAACGCCTTCCTTGATCAGGATTTTCAAAAGGTTCGCGCTGTCATCGACACCAACATCACCGGAACGGTCTATGCGATCCAGAAATTTGGCCGCGACATGCGAAACCGCAACTCCGGGCGCATTCTCATCGTCGGCTCAATCGCCGGCATGGTGCCGGGAACCTTCCAGGCCGTTTACAACGGCACCAAAGCATTTCTCGAGAATTTCGCGTTCGCGCTGCGGAGCGAACTGAAGGACACCACTGTTACGGTCTCCCTGCTTATGCCGGGCGTGACCGAAACGGACTTTTTTCGCCGCGCCGACATGTTGGACACGCGCGTCGGGCAGGCCAGGAAGGCGAATGCGGCGGACGTCGCGCGTGACGGCTTCGACGCGATGATGCAGGGTCAGGCGCAAGTCGTAAGCGGATGGAGGAACAAGATTTCCGCGACCTTCATACACGCTATGCCCGCGACCTTTCTCGCCAAACAGCATCGCAGGATGGCCAAGCCGGATTCTGCGCGGCGCTAG
- a CDS encoding superoxide dismutase family protein → MFDKFVLALVSIALMTGFARAEERTADVIDNKGKGIGSMEVKQGPHGVVLRVMLRPGALTPGWHGVHLHEVGDCSDIEKFMHSKGHINPANAEHGFLNPKGPHPADLPNVYAYADGSALAEMFIDGVSLSGGKINLLDADGSAVVVHASPDDHMSQPIGGAGARVACAVLK, encoded by the coding sequence ATGTTCGACAAATTTGTCCTCGCCCTGGTTTCGATCGCTCTCATGACCGGCTTCGCACGCGCGGAGGAGCGAACCGCCGACGTCATCGACAACAAGGGGAAGGGGATAGGCTCCATGGAGGTCAAGCAGGGGCCGCATGGAGTCGTTCTTCGCGTCATGCTGCGGCCGGGCGCGCTCACGCCGGGCTGGCACGGCGTCCATCTGCACGAAGTTGGCGACTGCTCCGACATCGAAAAATTCATGCACTCGAAGGGTCACATCAATCCGGCGAACGCCGAACATGGGTTCCTCAATCCCAAGGGGCCGCATCCGGCCGATCTGCCGAATGTCTACGCATATGCCGATGGCTCCGCGCTGGCGGAAATGTTCATCGACGGCGTGTCCTTGAGCGGCGGCAAGATCAATCTCCTTGACGCCGACGGATCGGCGGTCGTGGTGCATGCGAGCCCTGACGACCACATGTCGCAGCCGATCGGCGGCGCCGGCGCGCGCGTCGCCTGCGCCGTGTTGAAATAG